The proteins below are encoded in one region of Agelaius phoeniceus isolate bAgePho1 chromosome 33, bAgePho1.hap1, whole genome shotgun sequence:
- the LOC129131824 gene encoding serine/threonine-protein kinase pim-1-like, with protein MPRPARRPSAGPPRARPCPTRRGSASAGLSPYRLWRRWKSRLLCSAAGPEPPQPGTARQAAARRAGGCPGQKSGSAVPPARAEKPPLEQLYRQGPLLGSGGCGSVYSGTRLADGAPVAIKRVSRERISEWARLRNGALVPLELALLWMVSRPGFRGVVRLLDWFEVPEGFALVMERPQRCQDLWYFLHQRRFLTEPVARGLFRQVLEAVRHCSSRGVLHRDIKAENVLVDLATGEAKLIDFGCGAILQDTIYTRMSGTPEYSPPEWILFGCYHGQPATIWSLGILLYELVCGHLPFHTNKDIVRGQLVFPPRVSQECQHLIRWCLSMDPTHRPCLEDLFEHSWLQEPCLAQATAEMHP; from the exons aTGCCGCGTCCCGCAAGGCGCCcctcggcggggccgccccgtgcccgcccctGCCCGACCCGCCGTGGCTCCGCCTCGGCCGGGCTCTCTCCGTACCGGCTGTGGCGCCGCTGGAAGAGCCGCTTGCTCTG ctcggccgccggccccgagccgccgCAGCCCGGGACGGCTCGGCAAGCAGCagcgcgccgggcgggcgggtgccCCGGGCAGAAGAGCGGGAGCGCGGTGCCGCCCGCACGGGCGGAGAagcctcccctggagcagctctaccggcagggcccgctgctgggcagcggcggctgcggcagcgTTTACTCCGGGACCCGGCTCGCCGACGGCGCCCCG gtggccatcaagcgAGTGTCCCGGGAGCGCATCTCGGAGTGGGCGcggctg CGCAACGgcgcccttgtgcccctggagctggcgctgctgtggaTGGTGTCGCGGCCTGGCTTCCGCGGCGTCGTGCGGCTCCTGGACTGGTTCGAGGTGCCCGAGGGCTTCGCGCTGGTCATGGAgcgtccgcagcgctgtcaggacctctggtacttcctgcaccagcggcggttcctgacggagcccgtggcgcgggggctgttccgccaggtgctggaggccgtgcggcactgcagcagccgcggcgtcctgcaccgcgacatcaagGCCGAGAACGTCCTCGTCGACCTGGCCACGGGCGAGGCCAAGCTCATCGACTTCGGCTGCGGCGCGATCCTCCAGGACACGATCTACACCCGGATGTCAG GAACGCCGGAGTACAGCCCACCGGAGTggatcctctttggctgctaccatggccagccagccactatctggtccctgggcatcctgctctatGAGCTGGTCTGCgggcaccttcctttccacaccAACAAGGACATCGTCCGGGGCCAGCTCGTCTTCCCGCCCCGGGTGTCTCAAG agtgccagcacctcatcaggtggtgtttatccatGGACCCCACACACAGGCCATGCTTGGAGGACCTTTTTGAGCAttcttggctgcaggagccctgcctggcccaggcgACAGCAGAGATGCATCCCTGA